The Canis lupus dingo isolate Sandy chromosome 18, ASM325472v2, whole genome shotgun sequence genome includes the window AGCTGTGACCACCTCACCCCCAGCTGAACGCTGAGCTCAAGGACAACCTGAAGGACACCATGACCAAGCGGTACCACCAGCCAGGCCATGAGGGTGTGACCAGTGCTGTGGATAAGCTGCAACAGGAGGTGAGTGGGTGGTGCCATGGAGTGCATACACATCCCCTTGGGCACCCCTGGACCTCTGTATGAACCCTGccatgggggtgggtgggacagGGACTTAGCCTGGGCCGTGTTCCTACCGTAGTTCCACTGCTGTGGCAGCAACAACTCACAAGACTGGCGGGACAGTGAGTGGATCCGCTCGGGCCAGGCGGGCGGCCGTGTGGTTCCCGACAGCTGCTGCAAGACTGTGGTGCCTGGCTGTGGGCAGCGGGACCACGCCTCCAACATCTACAAGGTGGAGGTAGGCTGGTGGATGCCTGGGGTCCCTGGGAAGGGCCGAGGAGCCAGGGGCCCAGGATGCTGGGGGTTGGTGTGGTCACACCTGGAGGGGGGTCGGGCTGCAGCAGTTGGGGGGGTGGCTAGAATCGCCTCCCTTCAGTGCCCTGACCCCTACTCTGCCAGGGTGGCTGCATCACCAAGCTGGAGACCTTCATCCAGGAACACCTGAGGGTCATCGGCGCTGTGGGCATTGGCATCGCCTGTGTGCAGgttcgggggtggggtgggacaggCCCTGGTGGGTGCTGGGGCACACTATGTGGCTGGCACTGTGCCACACTCATGCTGGCCCTGTGCCACAGGTCTTTGGCATGATCTTCACATGCTGCCTGTACAAGAGCCTGAAGCTGGAACACTACTGAGCATGGGTGTACCACTGTGTATGCCGCAGCCTCGCCACCTGACTACTGAGCTGACACTACTGAGGGCCAGGAGCTGGGCTTCCAGGATGctgctccttcccccctccccactctgccagGGAGGGTGCGTTCTTAAGCCCATGTGCACACCCCCAAACCATCACCATAACCTCTGGGGATCCCCACCCTCAGAGGGAGCTACAAGTGCCTTTCTCTGCAGACCAAAGGCCTGAAGCTTGCCCCCccagggtggggaaggagcagtACCTCTGCCTGTGAGTGGGGTCACAGGACCTTGGGGTTCCTGATGCCTGCGCTCAGCTGGAGGGGCGGACCCACTCTAGGATGCTCCTAGACCCCCAGATGTTCCCATGCAGTCTAAGGAGGACTTGGCTGGGTGGGGTAGGTGAAGGGAGTACAGGACACCTGCATGTGAGGAGTCCCAGGTGTCCGCAGATCCCTGGGAAAGCCAAGTAAGCCCGGTCCTGCCCTGGGAGTCCTGGGCCTCTTGTCCTGAAGTCTCTGCTGCCCGAGCCTCTGCTTGGacttccccacctctctccccaaAGGCCACACATTTACTTGTCCACagtcctctctccttcccagaaGCAGGGGGTTTGTGggttttattcactgctgttATCACAAATGCCTAGAACTGCTCGTGCCACACAATaggcgctcaataaatgtttgtggaatggaTTGAGCTTATTGTGTTAGTGACTGTCAGGGTCCTGGTACTCAGGGCCTTCCCCCCACCAGGGTGGACAGAACCACCCACCCAGTGCCAGGACAGGGGCTGGGGCCCGGAGGGTACGTTCTGGAGACTGACGGGACTCCAGCGAGAGGCAGCCAGTAGCAGGGACCGCTGAGCACAGGCTGTGAAGCAGAACCATGCCGGTTCTGGGACAGAAAAatggtggcagtggggagagCCAGAGGCAGTGGAGGCCTCAAATGGCCTAGACCTGCTTGTTTCCAAACGTCCTTCTGGCATGGGTAGCCGTTAGGGATGGGGAGAGGGCCTCTGGAACAGGACAGGAGAGGCCTGAGCTCTGCAGGGCATGTACCCCTGGCAGACCCTTCCTCCCCCTGCCGTGATAGGTTTGCTCATTGGCCCTCAGAGGACCGCATGTCAGATACCTGGGCAGCAGGGCTGGCCCTGAAGACGGTGTCAAGAGTCCCCTTCTCTCTTCTAACCACACACTCCTGCCTTCTGCCTGCTTAAGGGCACTAGGGCCTGGTAGACTCCTGTCCAGGGCGACAGCTGTCAGCTGTAAGCCTCAGTGGACCTGGAATAGGACAGATAGCTCTTGGGCAGGCCTGTAGGATTAAGTGCTAATACCCAGGCCACCGGGAGCTTGGCAAACCCTGACACCCAGCAGAGCCTCCTCAGGGCCACCCTCAACCCACTGTGCGGGTCTCAGTGCTGGCTATGGAGGCTGGgcaccatccctgcccctccacagGAACTTGGCTGGAGCCTAGAAGCTTCTGGCAGCAAGATCTCAGGATGGGCAGCCGAGACTGCAGCAGTTATTCCACTCAGGGCTCAAATATCTGGTTGTTGAGATCCTGGGAAGGGATGTGAGGATCTCCGTGCTTGTCCTAAAGGTCAACCAGAACCTGGTGGTGGGCAGGCCAATGTCTCCTGACCCTCAACCTGAGTGCTCTTGGCTGTCTGTGTACTGTCACTGGGCTGTGAGATGCCCTCCACCACCCCCGCCACCTCTGGGCCCTGAACGGTGAGAGCCACGTCTATCCCCAAACAGCTTCAAGCATGAGGCAGGACACAGAAACACCAGGGAGTCCCACAAAGCCAGGCCAACTGTTAGGACCTCTTCATGGTTCTGCAAAGACCTTTAATGGATAGTTCTTTCCAGAGCAGGGACACACATCCACAGGTGGTGGACAGGCATGCTCCATGCCACCCCGACCACACTGGAGTGCCTGGGGGCACGGCTGCAGACGGCCCCTGGTGAGCACAGCGGGTGACCGGGTGACGGGCGTGAGCAGGTCACTTGTCACTTCTCCAGAGGCGCGTAGTTGAGCAGCTTCTCAATCAGGTCCACGTGTGCCAGCAGCATGCGGCGGCAGCAGTAGCGCTTCAGGCCCAGCGCATCCAGGGCATCTCTGTGGGTGAGAGGCAGATCACACCCGGTTGGGGCAGGCAGTCCTGGGCACACGGAGGACCCGAACCCTGCTGGAGcaagccccccctccccgcccccgcggaGGGAGCCGTCTCTCTGCCGTTTCCCAAGCCGATTAGAGTTGTCAGTGTCCCTGGGGCCCAGCCCCTGTTGCCCCAAGGGCTTCCAGAAAATCCCCAGAGCACTGCTCCGACGTGCAGCGCCGCCGAGCTGGGAAGCCGCAGGGCTGGGCGGTTCCTGCCCGGGGCTTCCAGGGCCTCCGGCCGGTTCCCTCACACTCGGTCTTTCCGACAGACTCCCCAGCAACCTGGCCTCCCCGCTCACCCCAAACGCCGCAGGCCGGGGTTAAAGGTGCAGACGCCCGCGAGGCCGGTGCTGACGCCGCGCTGACGGGCAGCGACGGGAGAGCGGCCCCGGGACGGCCCGCTCCGCAGGGCTCCGTGGCCAGGAAGCCCGGCCCACGACCCCAGA containing:
- the CD151 gene encoding CD151 antigen codes for the protein MGEFNEKTTCGTVCLKYLLFTFNCCFWLAGLAVMAVGIWTLALKSDYISLLASGTYLATAYILVVAGVVVMVTGVLGCCATFKERRNLLRLYFILLLIIFLLEIIAGILAYIYYQQLNAELKDNLKDTMTKRYHQPGHEGVTSAVDKLQQEFHCCGSNNSQDWRDSEWIRSGQAGGRVVPDSCCKTVVPGCGQRDHASNIYKVEGGCITKLETFIQEHLRVIGAVGIGIACVQVFGMIFTCCLYKSLKLEHY
- the POLR2L gene encoding DNA-directed RNA polymerases I, II, and III subunit RPABC5 gives rise to the protein MIIPVRCFTCGKIVGNKWEAYLGLLQAEYTEGDALDALGLKRYCCRRMLLAHVDLIEKLLNYAPLEK